A genome region from Physeter macrocephalus isolate SW-GA chromosome 4, ASM283717v5, whole genome shotgun sequence includes the following:
- the LOC112063839 gene encoding histone-lysine N-methyltransferase, H3 lysine-36 specific-like: MDQTCELPRRNCLLPFSNPVNLDAPEDKDSPFGNGQSNFSEPLNRCTMQLRTASEKSQNAYGQGSPSCYIPLWRLQDLASMINAEYLNESADGSESFQDPEKCDSRAQSPIVCTSLSPGGPTALGMKQEASCNKSPELQVKVTETIKNGFLHFENFTCLDNADVDSEMDPEQPGTEDESIEEIFEETQTKATCNYEPKSENGVDVARGNEQDSTPDSRHGAVKSPFLPLAPQTETQKSKQRNEVDGSNEKAALLPASLSLGDTTITIEEQLNSINLSFQDDPDSSTSTLGNMLELPGTSSSSTSQELPFVSSFWYNLDIYINVYIPAT, from the exons ATGGATCAGACCTGTGAACTACCTAGAAGAAATTGTCTGCTGCCCTTTTCCAATCCAGTGAATTTAGATGCCCCTGAAGACAAGGACAGCCCTTTCGGTAATGGTCAATCCAATTTTTCTGAGCCACTTAATAGGTGTACTATGCAGTTACGGACTGCCAGTGAAAAATCCCAAAATGCTTATGGACAAGGTTCTCCATCTTGTTACATTCCACTGTGGAGACTACAGGATTTGGCCTCCATGATCAATGCAGAGTATTTAAATGAGTCTGCTGATGGATCAGAATCCTTTCA AGACCCTGAAAAATGTGATTCAAGAGCTCAGTCGCCAATTGTTTGCACTTCCCTGAGTCCTGGTGGTCCAACAGCACTTGGTATGAAACAGGAAGCTTCTTGTAATAAATCCCCTGAACTCCAGGTAAAAGTAACAGAGACTATCAAGAATGGCTTTCTGCACTTTGAGAATTTTACTTGTCTGGATAATGCAGATGTAGATTCTGAAATGGACCCAGAACAGCCAGGCACAGAGGATGAGAGTATAGAGGAGATCTTTGAGGAAACTCAGACCAAGGCCACCTGCAATTATGAGCCTAAATCAGAGAATGGTGTAGACGTGGCCAGGGGAAATGAACAAGACAGCACACCAGACAGTAGACATGGTGCAGTCAAATCGCCATTCTTGCCATTAGCTCCtcaaactgaaacacagaaaagtaAGCAAAGAAATGAAGTGGACGGCAGCAATGAAAAAGCAGcccttctcccagcctccctttcaCTAGGAGATACAACCATTACCATAGAAGAGCAATTAAACtcaataaatttatcttttcaggATGATCCAGACTCCAGTACCAGTACATTAGGAAACATGCTAGAATTACCTGGAACTTCATCATCATCTACTTCACAAGAATTGCCATTTGTAAGCAGTTTTTGGTACAACttagatatatacataaatgtatatataccgGCAACTTAA